The Comamonas sp. GB3 AK4-5 genome includes a region encoding these proteins:
- a CDS encoding redoxin domain-containing protein produces MGEVLQIGPLALPWAPLQLLGAWWVGDALAQRLAARQQQVWGLHGWMLLLCSLIVARAAFVLQYTEHYRTPVWSALDIRDGGWSAGAGVATALLYLVFLWIRRSPLLRAAAVGIASALALWLGVQALRHAMLPSNIPLPAFAAVTLQGQTLNLEQLPAQHGQPLVINLWASWCPPCRREMPAMLQAQQEHPGVRFLWVNQGEAPETVLRFAAQHQLPPSQVLLDIRQDLGRLLGSRALPTTVFVDTQGRQAALRVGELSTATLAQQLQALGVSAAASAPPSSSTESASP; encoded by the coding sequence ATGGGTGAAGTGCTTCAAATTGGCCCTTTGGCCCTGCCCTGGGCGCCGCTGCAACTGCTGGGCGCCTGGTGGGTGGGTGATGCCCTGGCCCAGCGCTTGGCTGCACGCCAGCAGCAGGTCTGGGGTCTGCATGGCTGGATGCTGCTGCTCTGCAGCCTGATTGTGGCCCGCGCCGCCTTTGTGTTGCAGTACACCGAGCACTACCGCACGCCGGTCTGGAGCGCCCTGGACATTCGCGACGGCGGCTGGAGCGCGGGCGCCGGCGTGGCCACGGCCTTGCTGTACCTGGTTTTTCTGTGGATCAGGCGCAGCCCTTTGCTGCGCGCCGCCGCTGTGGGCATTGCCAGCGCCCTGGCGCTGTGGCTGGGCGTGCAAGCGCTGCGCCATGCCATGTTGCCCAGCAATATTCCGCTGCCTGCCTTTGCCGCCGTGACGCTGCAAGGGCAGACCCTGAATCTGGAGCAACTGCCAGCTCAGCATGGCCAGCCCCTGGTCATCAACCTCTGGGCCAGCTGGTGCCCGCCCTGCCGCCGCGAAATGCCGGCCATGCTGCAGGCCCAGCAGGAACACCCCGGCGTGCGCTTTCTCTGGGTCAACCAGGGCGAAGCCCCGGAAACCGTGCTGCGCTTTGCCGCCCAGCACCAGCTGCCGCCCTCTCAGGTGCTGCTGGACATTCGGCAAGACCTGGGCCGCCTGCTCGGCAGCCGCGCCCTGCCGACCACCGTATTTGTCGACACGCAGGGCCGTCAGGCCGCACTGCGCGTGGGTGAACTCTCTACCGCCACGCTGGCCCAGCAGTTGCAAGCCCTGGGGGTTTCTGCTGCCGCCAGCGCCCCGCCATCTTCTTCCACGGAATCTGCCTCGCCATGA
- a CDS encoding FAD-dependent oxidoreductase translates to MPTSHSSSSSRQAQAVVIGAGSAGMNAFHALRQWGVDVLLVDRGPLGTTCARVGCMPSKAMLHAAAQWQCLSQGTVSPVGTYQQPHQLWQQALAVRDELAGAQAQRTLALGERLLQGAARFTGPHTLEVEGQGGEITAITAQAFVLATGSRPVVPAALQALGDAVITTDALFSLEAPPPRVGVLGLGAIGVEMGMALQRLGCEVIAADLHTAPAGLTDPVAAELATAWLGRSLDMHLGQAAQVERVGCSLRFTVGHTSREVDRVLLAVGRRPNWEDLQLQHAVEDWPEKAQKLLNTQTLQVGSAPVFAAGDVSGIRPLMHEAVDQGRLAAWQVARLLGLSTGSEAPQPRTPLSIVFTNPDIAQVGMPWQALDPAHTVIGTARGAGNGRSKVMHARDNLLRIYADRATGRLLGATIVAERGEHLAHLLAWAVMRGETVHSLQELPTYHPCVEEMIPSALQDAARQCQPGGPR, encoded by the coding sequence ATGCCAACTTCTCACTCCTCTTCTTCTTCCCGCCAGGCCCAGGCCGTGGTGATCGGTGCCGGCTCTGCCGGTATGAATGCGTTTCACGCGCTGCGCCAGTGGGGCGTCGACGTGCTGCTGGTCGATCGCGGCCCCCTGGGCACCACCTGTGCGCGTGTGGGCTGCATGCCCTCCAAGGCGATGCTGCACGCGGCTGCCCAGTGGCAATGCCTGTCGCAAGGCACGGTCAGCCCCGTCGGTACCTACCAGCAACCCCACCAGCTGTGGCAACAGGCCCTGGCCGTGCGCGACGAGCTGGCCGGTGCCCAGGCCCAGCGCACCCTGGCCTTGGGAGAGCGCTTGCTGCAGGGCGCGGCCCGCTTCACCGGCCCGCACACCCTGGAAGTGGAAGGCCAAGGTGGGGAGATCACCGCCATCACCGCCCAGGCGTTTGTGCTGGCCACCGGCAGCCGCCCCGTGGTGCCGGCCGCGCTGCAGGCCCTCGGCGATGCCGTCATCACCACCGATGCGCTCTTCAGCCTGGAGGCGCCGCCACCCCGTGTGGGCGTGCTGGGCCTGGGCGCCATCGGCGTGGAAATGGGGATGGCGCTGCAGCGCCTGGGCTGCGAGGTGATTGCAGCCGATCTGCACACCGCCCCTGCCGGCCTGACGGACCCCGTGGCCGCCGAGCTGGCCACGGCCTGGCTGGGCCGCAGCCTGGACATGCACCTGGGCCAGGCCGCCCAGGTGGAGCGTGTTGGCTGCAGCCTGCGCTTTACCGTGGGCCATACCTCCCGCGAGGTAGACCGTGTGCTGCTGGCCGTGGGCCGCCGCCCCAACTGGGAGGATTTGCAGCTGCAGCATGCCGTGGAAGATTGGCCTGAAAAAGCACAAAAACTGCTGAATACGCAGACCCTGCAAGTGGGTTCTGCTCCTGTTTTCGCTGCAGGCGATGTCAGCGGCATCCGCCCGCTGATGCACGAGGCCGTGGACCAGGGCCGACTGGCTGCCTGGCAGGTGGCGCGCCTGCTGGGGCTGTCCACAGGCAGCGAGGCGCCGCAGCCGCGCACGCCGCTGTCCATCGTCTTCACCAACCCCGACATTGCCCAGGTCGGCATGCCCTGGCAGGCGCTGGACCCCGCGCACACCGTCATTGGTACGGCGCGCGGCGCGGGCAACGGCCGCAGCAAGGTCATGCATGCACGCGACAACCTGTTGCGCATCTATGCTGACCGGGCCACAGGCCGATTGCTGGGTGCCACCATCGTCGCCGAGCGCGGCGAGCACCTGGCCCATTTGCTGGCCTGGGCCGTGATGCGCGGGGAAACCGTACACAGTCTGCAGGAATTGCCCACCTACCACCCTTGCGTGGAAGAGATGATTCCCAGCGCGCTGCAAGACGCTGCCCGCCAATGCCAACCCGGCGGCCCGCGTTGA